TATATTTAATATTTTTAATAAATTATATATTTAATATTTATAATCAAATTTAATAAATATTTTGATAAAAATATTAAAATAGATTTTTAAAAAAAAATTAAAAAATACTGCTAAAGGAAACCTGATTGGAACTATAATGATATTTATTTAAAAGTTATAAAAAAATAGATTTCCTAAGAGCATTTGAAGAATAATATTAGTCTTTAATTAAACGGATAGTTAAATCTTCAATTGAAGTATCAACACCCATTTTAGAAAATTCCAAACTAATATTTTTTATATCTCTCTCAAGTAATTCATTTGCGATTATATGATCCCTTACAACAGATTGAGAAACATCAATAATCACAGGCTCTTCATCAAAATTAAGAATATTATAACTTGACAAGTCACCATGAATCAAATTAGCCTTATTTATGAATCTGTCCATCTGGTTTACTAATTTTTCATAAAAGTCATTAGGGTTTTTGGGTGGAAGATTTTTAACAGTTGGTGCAGGATTTCCATCGTCATCACCAATAAATTCAATTATTAAAACATTATTTAAGCTAGTTATAACTTCTGGAACATTTACTCCTGCATCTTTAAGTCTTGTTAAATTACGAAACTCTTTATTAACCCAATTATTGATTAATTGTCTTTTATTACTAGATCTGACATTAAAACGAGGGTCTCCAGCAATATAGTATTGCATTTTCTTAAAATCTGAAGTAGCTATCCTATAAATCTTTACAGCAACAATAGAACCATCATCTTTAATTCCCTTTAAAACATTAGCTTCCTTACCCGTGCTAATAGCACCATTTAAAAGATCTAAATAACCGTGATTAGCTAATTTATAAAGTACTTGTAATGTTGATTTATCAAAGATTTCACTAGAGACTTTTCTATCATCTGAATCCTTGATTCTTTTTTGTGAAATTAACTTTTGAACTTCTAAATCAGCTTTAGCTACTCTTGGATTTTCTTCCATAAAAACACCATTTTTAAAAATAGAATTAAATTAATTAAAACTATTAAAA
The window above is part of the Methanobrevibacter olleyae genome. Proteins encoded here:
- a CDS encoding serine protein kinase RIO: MEENPRVAKADLEVQKLISQKRIKDSDDRKVSSEIFDKSTLQVLYKLANHGYLDLLNGAISTGKEANVLKGIKDDGSIVAVKIYRIATSDFKKMQYYIAGDPRFNVRSSNKRQLINNWVNKEFRNLTRLKDAGVNVPEVITSLNNVLIIEFIGDDDGNPAPTVKNLPPKNPNDFYEKLVNQMDRFINKANLIHGDLSSYNILNFDEEPVIIDVSQSVVRDHIIANELLERDIKNISLEFSKMGVDTSIEDLTIRLIKD